From the Gouania willdenowi chromosome 19, fGouWil2.1, whole genome shotgun sequence genome, one window contains:
- the rbp3 gene encoding retinol-binding protein 3, which produces MAWSFLLVASLFILGDIGVSHASFPPTIIVDMAKIIMDNYCSPEKLTGMKEAISAASSNTDVLKIPDAESLANVLSAGVQNTVSDPRLKVSFEPNYVPEVAPQMPPLPPEQLVAVLQTSIKLDILEGNIGYLRIDHILGEEAADKVGPLLLELVWNKILPTSALIFDLRYTGSGDATGIPYIVSYFTQAEPPIHIDSIYDRPSNTTTKLFSMSKLLGERYGVTKPLIILTSRNTKGIAEDIAYCLKNMRRATIVGEKTAGGSVKINKFKVSDTDFYITVPTAKCRSPITGSTWEVTGVTPNVEVVAEDALATAIKILKIRAQIPAIIEGTATLIADNYAFENIGADVATKLKVLQANGVYNMIVSKSDLEEKLSSDLQNLSGDKSLKTTSNAQSPPPMEYPPEVYIDLIKVSFTTEVFENNIGYLRFDMFGDFEEVKAIAQIIVEHVWNKVVNTDAMIVDLRNNIGGPTTAIAGFCSYFFDEDKEIVLDKLYDRSSGTTTELRTLPELTGARYGSKKSLIILTSGATAGAAEEFVYIMKKVGRAMIVGATTNGSSHPPKTFRVGETDIFIDIPTIHSDTIAGPAWEGAGVAPHIPVRAEDALEAAKGIFNKHFGGQK; this is translated from the exons ATGGCCTGGTCTTTTCTTTTGGTGGCATcgctttttattttgggggataTCGGTGTGAGCCACGCCTCATTCCCTCCAACCATCATTGTAGACATGGCAAAGATCATCATGGACAATTACTGCTCACCAGAAAAGCTGACTGGGATGAAGGAAGCAATTTCTGCGGCAAGCAGCAACACAGACGTTCTCAAGATCCCAGACGCAGAATCCTTGGCTAACGTCCTCAGTGCTGGAGTACAGAACACAGTCAGCGACCCGCGCCTAAAGGTCTCATTTGAGCCCAACTATGTTCCTGAGGTTGCCCCGCAGATGCCTCCCTTACCCCCTGAGCAACTTGTTGCTGTTCTGCAGACCTCCATTAAACTAGACATTTTGGAGGGAAACATTGGCTACCTAAGGATCGATCACATTCTTGGGGAGGAGGCTGCAGACAAGGTTGGCCCATTGCTTCTAGAGTTGGTCTGGAACAAAATCCTGCCCACTTCTGCTCTGATTTTTGACTTGCGCTACACTGGCAGCGGCGATGCCACGGGCATCCCTTACATTGTGTCATACTTTACCCAAGCTGAGCCTCCAATTCACATTGACAGCATTTATGACCGCCCCTCAAATACCACCACAAAGTTGTTTTCAATGTCTAAACTGCTTGGAGAAAGATATGGTGTCACAAAACCTCTGATTATCCTCACAAGCAGAAACACAAAGGGGATTGCAGAGGACATCGCCTACTGTCTGAAGAACATGAGAAGAGCTACCATTGTTGGTGAGAAGACTGCCGGAGGTTCggtaaaaattaataaattcaaAGTGAGTGATACAGACTTCTATATTACTGTGCCAACTGCGAAATGCCGCAGCCCCATCACCGGCTCCACCTGGGAAGTCACAGGTGTCACTCCAAATGTGGAGGTTGTTGCCGAAGATGCGCTTGCTACTGCCATCAAGATTCTGAAGATCCGTGCTCAAATTCCAGCCATCATCGAGGGAACAGCAACACTGATCGCTGACAATTATGCCTTTGAGAATATCGGGGCGGATGTTGCCACCAAATTAAAAGTGCTCCAGGCAAATGGTGTGTACAACATGATTGTCTCCAAGAGTGATCTGGAGGAGAAGCTGTCTTCAGATCTGCAAAACCTTTCTGGTGACAAGAGCCTGAAGACCACTAGCAACGCACAATCTCCACCACCAATG GAGTATCCACCTGAGGTGTACATTGATTTGATCAAAGTCTCCTTTACTACTGAGGTTTTTGAGAACAACATTGGCTACCTGCGTTTTGACATGTTCGGCGACTTCGAAGAAGTCAAAGCCATCGCCCAGATAATTGTCGAGCATGTTTGGAACAAGGTGGTCAACACTGATGCAATGATCGTTGACCTCAG GAACAACATTGGTGGCCCAACAACAGCCATTGCAGGATTCTGTTCTTACTTCTTTGATGAGGACAAGGAGATTGTGCTGGACAAGCTTTATGACAGATCATCCGGTACAACCACAGAGCTACGAACACTGCCTGAGCTCACTG GCGCGAGGTACGGCTCCAAGAAAAGCCTCATCATTCTGACCAGCGGAGCCACCGCCGGTGCTGCGGAGGAGTTTGTTTACATCATGAAGAAGGTTGGTCGGGCTATGATCGTCGGTGCTACAACTAATGGGTCCTCCCACCCACCCAAGACCTTCCGTGTTGGTGAAACTGACATTTTCATTGACATCCCCACTATTCATTCTGATACTATTGCCGGACCAGCCTGGGAGGGAGCTGGCGTCGCACCTCACATTCCAGTCCGGGCTGAGGATGCCCTGGAGGCCGCAAAGGGTATTTTCAACAAGCACTTTGGAGGTCAGAAGTAA